A genome region from Bacteroidota bacterium includes the following:
- the lepA gene encoding elongation factor 4, with translation MKNIRNFCIIAHIDHGKSTLADRLLEFTKTISARDMEAQVLDDMDLEKERGITIKSHAIQMDYEYKEEKFVLNLIDTPGHVDFSYEVSRSIASCEGALLIVDAAQGIQAQTISNLYLALENDLTIIPILNKIDLPSAEPEVVKDQIVDLLGCRRDEILSASGKTGIGISEILTAICDRIPEPKGDPNAPLQALIFDSVFNSFRGIIAYFKILNGEIRKGEKVKFINTGMEYGADEVGVLRLKMEPRDVVKTGDVGYIISGIKDAREVKVGDTITSVANPSTTSIKGFEDVKPMVFAGIYPVDTDDFEELRYSMEKLQLNDAALTWEPEASAALGFGFRCGFLGMLHMEIVQERLEREFNMTVITTVPNVSYIAHTTSGEVTHMNNPSDMPDPGKIDFIEEPYIKANIISKSEFVGTIMKLCLEKRGLIINQTYLTTDRVELVFEMPLGEIVFDFYDKLKTISKGYASFDYHQIGYRQSDLVKLDILINGDQVDALSALIHRSKAHEFGKKICEKLKELIPRQQFQIALQAAIGAKIVARENISALRKDVTAKCYGGDISRKRKLLEKQKEGKKRMRQIGSVEIPQSAFMAVLKLD, from the coding sequence ATGAAAAACATCCGCAATTTCTGTATCATCGCGCACATCGACCACGGTAAATCCACGCTGGCGGATCGTCTTTTGGAATTCACAAAGACGATCTCGGCGCGCGATATGGAAGCACAAGTGCTGGATGATATGGATCTGGAAAAAGAGCGCGGCATCACCATCAAGAGTCACGCGATACAGATGGATTACGAATACAAGGAAGAAAAATTCGTGTTGAATCTCATTGACACTCCCGGTCACGTTGATTTCTCCTATGAAGTTTCCCGCTCGATCGCATCATGCGAGGGCGCGCTCCTGATCGTGGACGCCGCGCAGGGCATACAGGCGCAAACGATTTCTAATTTATATCTCGCGCTTGAAAATGATCTCACCATCATTCCCATTCTCAATAAAATAGATCTTCCCAGTGCAGAACCCGAAGTGGTGAAAGACCAGATCGTGGATCTGCTCGGCTGCAGGCGCGATGAAATTCTTTCTGCATCCGGAAAAACAGGAATAGGAATTTCAGAAATTCTCACTGCTATCTGCGATCGTATTCCGGAACCGAAAGGAGATCCCAATGCTCCGCTGCAGGCACTCATCTTCGATTCCGTTTTCAATTCTTTCCGCGGCATCATTGCCTATTTTAAAATTCTGAACGGAGAGATCCGTAAAGGAGAAAAAGTAAAATTCATCAATACGGGAATGGAATATGGCGCTGATGAAGTTGGAGTATTGCGATTGAAAATGGAACCACGAGATGTGGTGAAGACAGGCGATGTCGGGTATATTATTTCCGGAATAAAAGATGCGCGTGAAGTGAAAGTGGGTGATACCATCACGAGTGTTGCAAATCCGAGCACCACTTCCATCAAAGGTTTTGAAGATGTGAAGCCCATGGTGTTCGCAGGAATTTATCCGGTGGACACGGACGATTTCGAAGAGTTGCGTTACTCGATGGAAAAATTACAACTGAATGATGCGGCGCTTACCTGGGAACCGGAAGCATCTGCAGCGCTGGGCTTTGGTTTTCGCTGCGGATTTCTCGGAATGCTGCACATGGAAATTGTGCAGGAACGTCTCGAGCGTGAATTCAATATGACAGTGATCACCACGGTGCCAAACGTTTCCTATATCGCGCATACTACCTCGGGTGAAGTAACGCACATGAATAATCCGAGCGATATGCCCGATCCCGGAAAAATAGATTTCATTGAAGAACCCTACATCAAAGCAAATATTATTTCTAAATCGGAATTCGTGGGCACCATCATGAAATTGTGTCTCGAGAAAAGAGGACTGATCATCAATCAAACCTATCTCACCACCGATCGCGTGGAATTGGTTTTCGAAATGCCATTGGGAGAAATTGTTTTTGATTTTTACGACAAACTGAAAACAATTTCCAAAGGATACGCATCGTTCGATTATCACCAGATCGGTTATCGCCAGAGTGATCTTGTGAAACTCGACATTCTCATCAACGGCGATCAGGTCGATGCTTTGTCGGCGCTCATTCACCGTTCCAAAGCGCACGAGTTCGGAAAAAAGATCTGCGAAAAATTAAAAGAACTTATTCCGCGCCAGCAATTCCAGATCGCATTACAGGCAGCCATTGGTGCGAAGATCGTGGCGAGAGAAAATATTTCTGCGCTCCGGAAAGATGTAACAGCAAAATGTTACGGAGGAGATATTTCGCGGAAAAGAAAATTACTGGAGAAACAGAAAGAAGGAAAGAAACGCATGCGGCAGATAGGAAGTGTGGAAATTCCCCAGAGCGCGTTCATGGCGGTGTTGAAGTTAGATTAG
- a CDS encoding T9SS type A sorting domain-containing protein codes for MKKTLLSISSFLFCASAFAQISNPGFETWVNNNESPHTYLVPQGWITTDVIQSYFNNLFGNPTYVVNTTAQTTNSHSGTYAVQMSVAVSNAGDTVMGAVISDPSATNVVNVALGGGGAMGYAFNQRPANLTGFRKLAIAGGDSAAVAVIFTKWNSVTGTRDTIVNLQNYYFGTAAAAWTSFSIPLPYLSGLTPDTAVIFAGVYSTNTAGHVGTVFTIDDLAFTGVAGVEEQTANSSVNIFPNPFSDQTTFHFNDMQLKNATLIIYDATGNKVREVEQLNGDTFVMDREGLAGGMYFYNITSENAVIAKGKLSVE; via the coding sequence ATGAAAAAAACGCTACTCTCTATTTCTTCTTTTTTATTCTGTGCATCTGCATTTGCACAAATTTCCAATCCCGGTTTTGAAACCTGGGTGAATAACAATGAAAGCCCGCATACCTATTTGGTTCCGCAGGGATGGATCACCACCGATGTGATTCAGTCCTACTTCAATAACCTTTTCGGGAATCCAACTTATGTTGTAAACACTACTGCACAAACTACCAACTCACATAGTGGCACGTATGCTGTGCAGATGTCTGTTGCTGTAAGCAATGCCGGAGACACGGTGATGGGCGCAGTAATTTCTGATCCTTCTGCAACCAATGTCGTAAATGTTGCATTAGGCGGTGGCGGGGCAATGGGTTATGCCTTCAACCAGCGTCCTGCAAATCTTACCGGTTTCCGTAAACTGGCTATTGCAGGCGGCGATTCCGCAGCTGTTGCAGTTATATTTACAAAATGGAATTCCGTTACCGGCACGCGCGACACGATCGTGAATCTGCAGAACTATTATTTCGGAACAGCGGCAGCAGCATGGACCTCTTTCAGTATTCCGCTTCCTTATCTCTCCGGACTTACTCCGGATACAGCAGTGATCTTTGCAGGTGTTTATTCCACTAACACAGCCGGACATGTCGGAACCGTTTTCACGATCGATGATCTTGCTTTCACCGGAGTTGCAGGAGTGGAAGAACAAACGGCAAATTCTTCCGTGAATATTTTTCCGAATCCATTCAGCGATCAAACCACATTTCATTTCAATGACATGCAATTGAAAAATGCAACGCTCATCATTTATGACGCCACCGGAAATAAAGTACGCGAGGTGGAACAACTCAATGGCGATACGTTTGTAATGGATCGCGAAGGACTCGCCGGCGGAATGTATTTTTATAATATCACCAGCGAAAATGCAGTGATCGCAAAAGGAAAATTATCGGTAGAATAA
- a CDS encoding DMT family transporter, producing MSESRRNYFLLHLTVFIWGWTAILGKQITLPSYKLVWLRLPIALAGIFAYLLIRRKSILVSSRQMLIYFFVGLDLAVHWICFYEAIKVSNVSVTLAVFSTGSLFTALIEPIFMKRKVRAYEIIFGLMVVGALIMIFGVERQYALGIVLGIFAALTSSLLAVMNAFLVQKGHDGTKMSLYEILGGFIAMSIFVLLFKPWNGTWITMSHEDLFYLIILSIACTTVPFLISLYILRTVSAYTVSLTLNLETFYGIIFAYFIFHEDKQLTGYFYIGAAIILSTVFLNGWIKMRK from the coding sequence GTGTCTGAAAGCCGCCGCAACTATTTCCTGCTTCACCTCACGGTTTTCATTTGGGGATGGACAGCGATCCTCGGAAAACAAATCACGCTTCCTTCCTACAAATTAGTGTGGCTGCGGCTGCCCATCGCTCTTGCCGGTATTTTTGCTTACCTGCTCATCCGTCGTAAAAGTATCCTTGTTTCCTCCCGGCAAATGCTCATTTACTTCTTCGTTGGACTCGATCTCGCCGTTCACTGGATCTGTTTTTATGAAGCCATAAAAGTGAGCAACGTTTCCGTAACACTCGCCGTATTTTCCACCGGCTCACTTTTCACTGCACTCATCGAACCGATCTTCATGAAAAGAAAAGTCCGTGCCTATGAAATTATTTTTGGTTTAATGGTGGTGGGCGCACTCATTATGATCTTCGGGGTGGAAAGGCAATACGCACTTGGAATTGTTTTGGGAATTTTTGCTGCACTCACTTCTTCCCTCCTCGCAGTGATGAATGCTTTTCTCGTGCAGAAAGGACACGACGGAACAAAAATGTCGCTGTATGAAATTCTCGGCGGATTTATTGCGATGAGCATTTTCGTTCTCCTCTTCAAACCCTGGAACGGAACGTGGATCACGATGTCGCACGAAGATCTTTTTTATCTCATCATACTGAGCATTGCCTGCACTACGGTTCCGTTTCTCATCAGTCTTTACATTCTGAGAACAGTGAGCGCTTACACGGTTTCACTCACCCTTAATCTCGAAACGTTTTACGGAATTATTTTCGCTTACTTTATTTTTCATGAGGACAAACAACTCACCGGCTATTTTTACATTGGCGCGGCCATCATTCTTTCCACCGTTTTTCTGAATGGATGGATCAAGATGAGGAAGTGA
- a CDS encoding DUF433 domain-containing protein, which produces MKWQDHISSEKDVLLGKPTITGTRISVDHIVGLLAQGWTEKELLENYPRLSKEHLKAIFAYIHECIKDGLLYAQIKKST; this is translated from the coding sequence ATGAAATGGCAGGATCATATTTCTTCCGAAAAAGATGTTCTTCTTGGTAAACCAACTATTACGGGAACAAGAATTTCAGTTGACCATATCGTTGGATTGCTTGCGCAGGGATGGACAGAGAAAGAATTGCTCGAAAATTATCCGCGACTTTCTAAAGAACATCTCAAGGCGATTTTCGCTTACATTCATGAGTGTATCAAGGACGGTTTGCTTTATGCTCAGATCAAAAAGTCCACATAA
- a CDS encoding YraN family protein — translation MEEKISIGKWGELEAVRLLRSKGYHILDVNWIFLHLEIDIVAMDGEQLVIVEVKTRSTNRHGEPEMFVNKKKQSRLVRAANLYLQHKHLTNEVRFDVVGIVRANNRLTTQHIAGAFSPYGG, via the coding sequence ATGGAAGAAAAAATTTCTATTGGTAAATGGGGCGAACTCGAAGCGGTGCGTTTGCTGCGAAGTAAAGGATATCATATTCTCGATGTAAACTGGATCTTTCTTCATCTTGAAATTGACATCGTGGCAATGGATGGAGAACAACTCGTGATCGTGGAAGTGAAAACGCGTTCTACCAACAGGCACGGTGAACCGGAAATGTTCGTGAATAAAAAAAAACAATCGCGTCTTGTCCGCGCGGCGAATCTTTATTTGCAGCACAAGCATCTCACGAATGAAGTTCGTTTTGATGTGGTGGGAATTGTGAGAGCGAATAATAGATTGACGACGCAGCATATTGCCGGGGCTTTTTCGCCTTACGGAGGATGA
- a CDS encoding T9SS type A sorting domain-containing protein, translated as MKKLILPYLILITSGLYAQVPMINGGKVPQVIEGSSAASNNTRVPFWCWLNLTGLNPNSTYHYFTMMDTTMSMASNGAGLPIVVNKNTRVIRRIQNPSMTSNTGFDSLMTDAGGNYSGWFGVEPTANGRFFPGNILYVKVMINNGAGGTTVANRLVGNAFQVKSLAFGTTSMSATQGSALWDSLNAAPKNFIGVYDNINAGGRPQSFAIVEDDSLYLRQFVSTAPFYRNRVDSLNFHWGTIIPNNLATGVNALVEYNFTSGNSVDTTFDSDGIWCFGTNTVNMSNGNLALYLNSTFVLMGNAMMPDTTWTSFTATFTVNSNSPNSSYSWNFGDAGTASGAVVTHQYLTPGPMNAYVVISTGGCSDTIYHTVMVMLTTGMVAPMPLSFQVMPNPTNGEFIITTRDNSEKLITVMNTLGEIISSQELTGNSLRIDLSGDPTGIYFIQVKDKISGKTGTKKIVLQ; from the coding sequence ATGAAAAAACTAATACTTCCTTATTTAATCCTGATCACTTCCGGACTTTATGCACAAGTACCCATGATAAACGGGGGAAAAGTGCCGCAGGTCATTGAAGGATCGTCAGCCGCATCAAATAATACACGCGTTCCGTTCTGGTGCTGGTTGAATTTAACGGGGCTCAATCCGAATTCAACTTATCATTATTTCACCATGATGGATACCACCATGTCGATGGCCTCCAATGGAGCAGGTCTTCCCATCGTTGTAAATAAAAATACACGCGTCATCCGAAGAATTCAGAATCCGTCGATGACTTCCAATACCGGGTTCGATTCGCTCATGACAGATGCAGGAGGAAATTATTCAGGATGGTTTGGCGTGGAGCCAACAGCGAACGGAAGATTTTTTCCAGGAAATATTCTTTACGTGAAAGTGATGATCAATAACGGGGCCGGCGGAACTACGGTGGCGAACCGTCTTGTTGGAAATGCTTTCCAGGTAAAGTCGCTTGCTTTCGGAACAACATCAATGAGCGCTACACAAGGTTCTGCACTTTGGGATTCCCTCAATGCGGCGCCAAAAAATTTCATTGGCGTTTATGATAATATCAATGCAGGCGGACGTCCACAGAGTTTTGCGATCGTAGAAGATGATTCACTTTATCTCCGGCAATTTGTAAGCACAGCACCGTTTTACCGCAACCGTGTCGATTCACTGAATTTTCATTGGGGAACTATTATTCCGAATAATCTTGCAACAGGAGTGAATGCATTGGTGGAATATAATTTTACTTCAGGCAATTCGGTTGATACCACTTTCGATTCAGATGGGATCTGGTGTTTCGGAACAAATACGGTGAACATGAGCAACGGAAATCTCGCGTTGTATTTAAACTCAACCTTCGTGCTGATGGGAAATGCAATGATGCCGGATACTACGTGGACAAGTTTCACTGCAACATTTACGGTAAATTCAAATTCTCCGAATTCATCCTATTCCTGGAATTTCGGTGATGCAGGAACAGCAAGCGGTGCGGTTGTTACTCATCAGTACCTGACACCAGGGCCGATGAATGCTTATGTAGTTATTTCTACCGGCGGATGTTCGGATACAATTTATCACACGGTAATGGTCATGCTCACCACCGGAATGGTCGCACCAATGCCGCTTTCATTCCAGGTAATGCCTAATCCCACGAACGGAGAATTTATCATCACCACGCGCGATAATTCTGAGAAACTGATCACGGTGATGAATACACTCGGTGAAATAATTTCTTCGCAGGAACTCACCGGAAATTCACTGAGGATCGATCTCTCGGGAGATCCAACGGGAATTTATTTCATACAGGTGAAGGATAAGATCAGCGGAAAAACCGGAACAAAGAAAATCGTTTTGCAATAG
- the metF gene encoding methylenetetrahydrofolate reductase [NAD(P)H] — protein sequence MKVTDQFKAAQSTLFSIEILPPLKGKSINSIYEGIDPLMEFKPSFVDVTYHREEYVYKKRDGGYLEKVSIRKRPGTVGICAAIMNRYHVDAVPHIICGGFTKEETESALIDLQFLGIENVLLLRGDAIKTEPTFVPEPNGHQYAIDLVQQVVEMNSGKYMHEDVVDMAATQFCIGVAGYPEKHFEAPNMVADLKHLKAKVDAGADYIVTQMFFDNKKYFEFVDQCRKMGITVPIIPGLKILTGRKQILSLSKIFKIDIPQELYEEVEKCEDEKKVKELGIEWCIQQSKELVKANVPCLHFYTMGTSEATRRVAEKVF from the coding sequence ATGAAAGTCACCGATCAATTCAAAGCTGCGCAGTCCACACTTTTCTCTATTGAAATTCTTCCTCCATTAAAAGGGAAGAGCATCAACTCTATTTACGAAGGCATCGATCCGCTGATGGAATTCAAACCTTCGTTCGTGGATGTGACGTATCACCGCGAGGAATACGTTTATAAAAAACGCGACGGCGGTTATCTCGAAAAAGTTTCCATTCGCAAGCGCCCGGGCACGGTGGGAATCTGCGCGGCGATCATGAACCGTTATCATGTGGATGCGGTTCCGCATATTATCTGCGGCGGATTCACAAAAGAAGAAACAGAAAGTGCGCTCATCGATCTGCAGTTTTTAGGAATAGAAAATGTTCTGCTGTTGCGCGGTGATGCGATAAAAACTGAACCGACTTTTGTTCCTGAGCCGAACGGGCATCAGTACGCGATCGATCTTGTGCAGCAGGTGGTGGAAATGAACAGCGGAAAATATATGCACGAAGATGTGGTGGACATGGCGGCTACGCAATTCTGCATTGGCGTTGCGGGTTATCCCGAAAAACATTTTGAAGCGCCGAATATGGTTGCCGATCTGAAACACCTGAAAGCAAAAGTGGACGCCGGCGCCGATTACATTGTAACACAAATGTTCTTCGACAATAAAAAATATTTTGAGTTCGTGGATCAGTGCCGTAAAATGGGAATTACCGTTCCTATCATTCCGGGTTTGAAAATTCTCACCGGCAGAAAACAGATCCTTTCGCTCTCTAAAATTTTCAAGATCGATATTCCGCAGGAACTTTATGAAGAAGTGGAAAAATGTGAGGATGAAAAAAAAGTGAAGGAGCTCGGGATCGAATGGTGCATTCAGCAATCGAAAGAATTAGTGAAAGCGAATGTTCCGTGTTTGCATTTCTACACGATGGGAACGAGTGAAGCGACAAGAAGAGTGGCGGAAAAAGTTTTCTAG
- a CDS encoding DUF5615 family PIN-like protein, whose protein sequence is MRLLANENFPLASTIFLRGKGHDVIAIGSDFLGFTDVAIITLANADQRTILTFDADYGELIFKLGLKPAKGVIYLRLQEFSPSEPGEIIHTIIADPDFNAENTLTVIERDGIRQRKY, encoded by the coding sequence ATGCGATTGCTTGCCAATGAAAATTTTCCACTTGCCAGTACTATTTTTCTTCGCGGAAAAGGTCACGACGTGATCGCGATCGGTTCTGATTTTCTTGGATTTACTGATGTAGCTATCATCACTCTTGCAAATGCAGACCAGCGTACGATCCTGACTTTCGATGCTGATTATGGTGAACTTATTTTCAAGCTTGGTTTGAAACCTGCCAAAGGTGTGATCTACCTGCGTCTCCAAGAATTTTCTCCTTCTGAACCAGGCGAGATCATTCATACAATTATCGCGGATCCGGATTTCAATGCCGAAAACACACTTACAGTTATTGAACGTGACGGAATAAGACAAAGGAAATATTAA
- the ispG gene encoding (E)-4-hydroxy-3-methylbut-2-enyl-diphosphate synthase yields MNSLLPYCNSLTEYSRWKTRVVTIGDAPMGGENPIRLQSMTTTDTLDTKATVEQSIRMIEAGCEYVRITAPSLKEAQNLEAIKKELRARGYKTPLVADIHFTPNAAELAARIVEKVRVNPGNYADKKKFEHIEYSDATYDAELARIRERFIPLVKVCKEYGTAMRIGTNHGSLSDRILSRYGDTPLGMVESAMEFLRICEDENYFNIVLSMKASNAQVMVQAYRLLVQQMMRAGMNYPLHLGVTEAGDGEDGRIKSAAGIGTLLEDGLGDTVRVSLTEEPEFEIPVAKMLVERYAKRKDHVEIPEIKSDDEKIILPYSPYEYERENCLNVANIGSANVPRVIADFSGQNEITPASLFAVGYNYFVSTDKWNITDLACDYVYTGNNDVNFEIPGTLGIIYNSEKWKSLKETSRCYPLFCGNEFFESERRSGELNFIAIDIKTLDENFLAKIRSQKNIVLVLNSANAHAAAEMRRAFISIKNNFSIGNCKTLPIIICRNYSGIDEEHFRLSASTDCGFLLLDGIGDGVWLSSNTTPLRVINSTAFGILQATRTRISKTEYISCPSCGRTLFDLQITTNKIRQRTSHLKGVKIGIMGCIVNGPGEMADADYGYVGTGPGKITLYKGKTVVKRNVPEAEAVDALIDLIRENGDWVEEKIPAE; encoded by the coding sequence GTGAATTCCCTTCTTCCATACTGCAATTCATTGACAGAATATTCCCGATGGAAAACGCGTGTTGTAACGATCGGCGATGCTCCAATGGGCGGAGAAAATCCCATTCGCCTGCAATCGATGACCACCACCGATACGCTCGACACAAAAGCGACGGTGGAGCAATCGATACGCATGATAGAAGCGGGATGTGAATATGTTCGCATTACCGCACCGAGTCTGAAAGAAGCGCAGAATTTAGAAGCGATAAAAAAAGAATTGCGCGCACGCGGATACAAAACTCCTCTGGTCGCCGATATTCATTTCACGCCCAATGCCGCAGAACTTGCAGCTCGCATTGTAGAAAAAGTAAGAGTGAATCCGGGCAACTACGCCGACAAAAAAAAATTCGAACACATTGAATATTCCGATGCAACTTATGATGCGGAACTCGCGCGCATACGAGAGCGTTTTATTCCATTGGTAAAAGTCTGCAAAGAATACGGAACTGCGATGCGTATCGGCACCAATCACGGTTCTCTGAGCGACAGAATTCTTTCGCGCTACGGCGATACTCCGCTGGGAATGGTGGAAAGTGCGATGGAATTTTTACGGATATGTGAAGATGAAAATTATTTCAACATTGTTCTTTCCATGAAGGCGAGTAACGCGCAGGTGATGGTGCAGGCGTATCGCCTGCTTGTGCAGCAGATGATGCGCGCGGGAATGAATTATCCGTTGCATCTGGGTGTTACGGAAGCGGGCGATGGTGAAGACGGCAGAATAAAATCGGCGGCGGGAATAGGAACTTTGTTGGAAGACGGATTGGGCGATACCGTTCGTGTTTCATTGACAGAAGAGCCTGAATTTGAAATTCCGGTTGCGAAAATGCTGGTGGAGCGCTATGCGAAAAGAAAAGATCATGTAGAAATTCCGGAAATCAAAAGTGATGATGAAAAAATAATTCTTCCTTATTCTCCCTATGAATATGAGCGCGAAAATTGTTTGAATGTTGCAAATATCGGAAGTGCGAATGTTCCGCGTGTCATTGCAGACTTTTCAGGCCAAAATGAAATTACTCCTGCATCACTTTTTGCTGTCGGTTATAATTATTTTGTTTCGACTGATAAATGGAACATCACGGATCTCGCCTGCGACTACGTGTACACGGGCAACAACGATGTGAATTTTGAAATCCCGGGAACACTTGGAATAATTTACAATTCAGAAAAATGGAAATCGCTGAAGGAAACTTCCCGTTGCTACCCGCTGTTCTGTGGCAATGAATTTTTTGAATCGGAAAGAAGATCGGGGGAACTGAATTTCATTGCCATTGACATAAAAACTTTGGATGAAAATTTCCTGGCGAAAATAAGATCGCAAAAAAATATTGTGCTTGTGCTGAACAGTGCGAATGCGCATGCGGCTGCGGAAATGAGAAGAGCATTTATTTCAATTAAAAATAATTTTTCGATTGGAAATTGCAAGACTCTTCCGATCATCATCTGCAGAAATTATTCCGGTATTGACGAAGAACACTTCCGGCTCAGCGCCTCCACCGATTGCGGCTTTCTGCTGCTCGACGGGATTGGCGACGGCGTATGGTTGTCTTCCAACACAACTCCGCTCCGGGTTATCAATTCCACCGCTTTCGGAATTCTGCAGGCCACGCGCACACGCATCTCGAAAACAGAATACATTTCCTGTCCGTCGTGCGGCCGCACTCTTTTCGATCTGCAGATCACTACAAATAAGATCCGCCAGCGCACTTCTCACCTCAAAGGAGTGAAGATCGGGATCATGGGATGCATCGTAAACGGCCCGGGAGAAATGGCAGATGCAGATTATGGTTATGTAGGAACCGGTCCCGGAAAAATTACACTTTACAAAGGCAAAACAGTAGTGAAACGGAATGTTCCCGAAGCCGAAGCTGTGGATGCGCTTATTGACCTTATCCGTGAAAACGGGGATTGGGTGGAAGAAAAAATTCCGGCTGAATGA
- a CDS encoding methylenetetrahydrofolate reductase, protein MKVTDHFKSANSTLFSIEILPPLKGKSISSIYEGIDPLMEFKPSFVDVTYHREEYVYKKRDGGYLEKVSIRKRPGTVGICAAIMNRYHVDAGTER, encoded by the coding sequence ATGAAAGTCACCGACCATTTCAAATCTGCGAACTCCACTTTATTCTCTATAGAAATTCTTCCTCCTTTGAAAGGGAAGAGCATCAGTTCTATTTACGAAGGCATCGATCCGTTGATGGAGTTCAAACCATCGTTCGTGGATGTGACGTATCATCGCGAAGAATACGTTTACAAAAAACGTGACGGCGGTTATCTCGAAAAAGTTTCCATACGAAAGCGCCCGGGCACGGTGGGAATTTGCGCAGCGATCATGAACCGTTATCATGTGGATGCGGGAACAGAGCGATGA
- a CDS encoding DUF4412 domain-containing protein has translation MLRRILLSLLAILPFTNFLHAQTFEGLMEFKKQSGKEVTNYVYYIKGDKVRIDEFAPDSRIVSGSFIVDTKAMTMIYLLPDRKMWGTRTSKSGIAAPAGAVVTATKKTKDLFGYKCAEQVVKCAADTTQISFWIAPGKFNFFLPMLKLINRQENFSTYYLAIANLKAGSMPLLAIESNLNGVERGRLEVTRLEAKAIADNMFDVPKDYTKVE, from the coding sequence ATGCTCCGTCGAATTCTCCTGTCCCTGCTTGCAATCCTTCCATTCACAAATTTCCTTCATGCACAGACATTCGAAGGACTGATGGAATTCAAAAAACAATCCGGCAAGGAAGTCACCAATTATGTTTATTACATCAAAGGCGACAAAGTGCGCATTGACGAATTTGCGCCGGACTCACGCATCGTATCCGGAAGTTTTATTGTCGATACAAAAGCGATGACGATGATCTATTTGCTCCCCGACCGGAAAATGTGGGGAACGCGCACTTCCAAGAGCGGGATCGCTGCGCCTGCAGGTGCGGTGGTAACGGCAACGAAAAAAACAAAAGATCTTTTCGGTTATAAATGTGCCGAGCAAGTTGTGAAATGTGCGGCCGATACTACGCAGATCAGTTTCTGGATCGCTCCCGGAAAATTCAATTTCTTCCTTCCTATGCTGAAACTGATTAACCGCCAGGAAAATTTTTCTACTTACTATCTCGCGATCGCCAACCTGAAAGCCGGCTCCATGCCTTTGCTCGCTATTGAATCTAATCTCAATGGCGTAGAAAGAGGAAGACTGGAAGTGACCCGCCTCGAAGCAAAAGCCATTGCCGATAATATGTTCGACGTGCCGAAGGATTATACGAAGGTGGAATAA